One Solanum lycopersicum chromosome 2, SLM_r2.1 genomic region harbors:
- the LOC101249705 gene encoding uncharacterized protein isoform X10: MIQYREDMHFDSSLMELPESSSALPSELQRPICMHSSMPSNNKIQQDEDERDPKFMQLLKENLSCFWNQQKEEILRADPKRKPEMPISRIRRAMKSNDQVKMVSATSTVLLSKAIEMLIMDLTLRAWMQADKGKCRTLKRYDFARAIRDEELFDFLSDIVPLQTYKVQKDANDGQGNEPHPAYQVLEPSNIPLKYQFQVEEDANGSQGNEFHPAGQMVQHQKILVEEANDVQGNKFDLANRMVQPHNVPCNFQVQVQANDGEGYEVHPAYQMVEPNKTSVLKVANDGQGNESNPAYQLVQPNDIAYQFQVEEDLNGSQGNEFHPVCQMVQPNNIPASFISHRGIPVPLVDLFPEFEFNSHDLLMEEANDVQGNKFHLANQMVQLQNIPVQGEENDGQGNEFEPASNVQPDNIPLQLLYQFHVRGEENDAQGNEFNQAFNVQPNNIPLQQLYQFQVRGGENDYQGNEFEPPSNVQPIYIPLQQLYQFQVRGEENDGQGNEFDPASNVLPNNNPQLYQFQVRGEENDGQDNEFEPASNVQPNNIPLYQFQVRGEENDGQGNEFNQTSNVFNIPLQLLYQFQVRGEENGGQGNEFNQAFNVQPDNIPLQQLYQFQVRGGENDYQGNEFEPPSNVQPINIPLQQLYQFQVRGEENVGQGNEFDPASNVQPNNILLQQLYQFQVRGEENDGQGNEFNQASNVFDIPLQLLYQFQVRGEENDGQGNEFNQAFNVQPDNIPLQQLYQFQVRGGENDYQGNEFEPPSNVQPINIPLQQLYQFQVRGGEKDYQGNEFEPPSNVQPINIPFQVQAEANDGQGNEFHPTYQMGQPNNIPASFIIPEPLMLPPLINSSPEPEFDIGEFLMDIEEGL, from the exons ATGATCCAATATAGAGAAGACATGCATTTCGATAGTTCGTTAATGGAACTCCCAGAATCCTCATCAGCACTACCTTCAGAATTACAAAGACCGATTTGTATGCATAGCTCTATGCCAAGTAACAACAAAATTCAGCAG GATGAAGATGAAAGGGATCCAAAGTTTATGCAATTGCTAAAAGAAAATCTCTCCTGTTTCTGGAATCAACAAAAGGAAGAAATTCTACGTGCAG ATCCAAAGAGAAAACCTGAGATGCCCATTTCAAGGATCAGACGGGCTATGAAGTCAAATGATCAAGTAAAG ATGGTTAGCGCAACTTCTACGGTTCTGTTATCGAAGGCAATTGAGATGCTTATTATGGACCTCACCTTACGTGCGTGGATGCAAGCTGATAAAGGCAAATGTCGAACTCTGAAGCGTTATGACTTTGCTAGGGCGATAAGGGATGAAGAGCTTTTCGATTTCCTCTCTGACATCGTTCCACTCCAGACCTATAAG GTGCAAAAGGACGCAAATGATGGCCAAGGAAATGAACCTCACCCAGCTTATCAAGTGCTTGAACCTAGTAACATTCCA CTGAAGTACCAATTTCAGGTAGAAGAGGATGCGAATGGTAGCCAAGGAAATGAGTTTCACCCGGCTGGCCAAATGGTTCAGCATCAGAAAATTCTA GTGGAAGAGGCAAATGATGTCCAAGGAAATAAATTTGACTTGGCTAATCGTATGGTTCAGCCTCATAACGTTCCA TGCAACTTTCAGGTGCAGGTCCAGGCAAATGATGGTGAAGGATATGAAGTTCACCCAGCTTATCAAATGGTTGAACCTAATAAGACTTCA GTACTTAAGGTGGCAAATGATGGCCAAGGAAATGAATCTAACCCTGCTTATCAATTGGTTCAACCTAATGACATTGCT TACCAATTTCAGGTGGAAGAGGACTTGAATGGTAGCCAAGGAAATGAATTTCACCCGGTTTGTCAAATGGTTCAGCCTAATAACATTCCA GCTTCTTTTATCAGTCACCGAGGAATTCCAGTGCCTCTGGTTGATTTATTTCCTGAATTTGAGTTCAATAGTCATGATCTTTTAATGGAAGAGGCAAATGATGTGCAAGGAAATAAATTTCACCTTGCTAATCAAATGGTTCAGCTTCAGAACATTCCA GTGCAAGGAGAAGAAAATGATGGCCAAGGCAATGAATTTGAGCCAGCTTCCAATGTTCAGCCTGATAACATTCCG CTGCAGTTGCTGTACCAATTTCATGTGCGAGGGGAAGAAAATGATGCCCAAGGCAATGAATTTAACCAAGCTTTTAATGTTCAGCCTAATAACATTCCG CTACAGCAGCTGTACCAATTTCAGGTGCGAGGGGGAGAAAATGATTACCAAGGCAATGAATTTGAGCCACCTTCTAATGTTCAGCCTATTTACATTCCG CTGCAGCAGTTGTACCAATTTCAGGTGCGAGGGGAAGAAAATGATGGCCAAGGCAATGAATTTGACCCAGCTTCTAATGTTTTGCCTAATAACAATCCG CAGCTGTATCAATTTCAGGTGCGAGGGGAAGAAAATGATGGCCAAGACAATGAATTTGAGCCAGCTTCTAATGTTCAGCCTAATAACATTCCG CTGTACCAATTTCAGGTGCGAGGGGAAGAAAATGATGGCCAAGGCAATGAATTTAACCAAACTTCTAATGTTTTTAACATTCCG CTGCAGTTGCTGTACCAATTTCAGGTGCGAGGGGAAGAAAATGGTGGCCAAGGCAATGAGTTTAACCAAGCTTTTAATGTACAGCCTGATAACATTCCG CTGCAGCAACTGTACCAATTTCAGGTGCGAGGGGGAGAAAATGATTACCAAGGCAATGAATTTGAGCCACCTTCTAATGTTCAGCCTATTAACATTCCG CTGCAGCAGTTGTACCAATTTCAGGTGCGAGGGGAAGAAAATGTTGGCCAAGGCAATGAATTTGACCCAGCTTCTAATGTTCAGCCTAATAACATTCTG CTGCAGCAGCTGTACCAATTTCAGGTGCGAGGGGAAGAAAATGATGGCCAAGGCAATGAATTTAACCAAGCTTCTAATGTTTTTGACATTCCG CTGCAGTTGCTGTACCAATTTCAGGTGCGAGGGGAAGAAAATGATGGCCAAGGCAATGAATTTAACCAAGCTTTTAATGTTCAGCCTGATAACATTCCG CTGCAGCAGCTATACCAGTTTCAGGTGCGAGGGGGAGAAAATGATTACCAAGGCAATGAATTTGAGCCACCTTCTAATGTTCAGCCTATTAACATTCCG CTGCAGCAGCTGTACCAATTTCAGGTGCGAGGGGGAGAAAAAGATTACCAAGGCAATGAATTTGAGCCACCTTCTAATGTTCAGCCTATTAACATTCCG TTTCAGGTGCAGGCGGAGGCAAATGATGGCCAAGGAAATGAATTTCACCCAACTTATCAAATGGGTCAACCTAATAACATCCCA GCTTCTTTCATCATTCCAGAGCCTCTCATGCTACCACCTCTGATCAATTCATCCCCTGAACCTGAGTTTGACATAGGTGAATTTTTAATGGACATTGAGGAGGGACTTTAA
- the LOC101249705 gene encoding uncharacterized protein isoform X25, protein MIQYREDMHFDSSLMELPESSSALPSELQRPICMHSSMPSNNKIQQDEDERDPKFMQLLKENLSCFWNQQKEEILRADPKRKPEMPISRIRRAMKSNDQVKMVSATSTVLLSKAIEMLIMDLTLRAWMQADKGKCRTLKRYDFARAIRDEELFDFLSDIVPLQTYKVQKDANDGQGNEPHPAYQVLEPSNIPLKYQFQVEEDANGSQGNEFHPAGQMVQHQKILVEEANDVQGNKFDLANRMVQPHNVPCNFQVQVQANDGEGYEVHPAYQMVEPNKTSLPCQFQVLKVANDGQGNESNPAYQLVQPNDIAYQFQVEEDLNGSQGNEFHPVCQMVQPNNIPASFISHRGIPVPLVDLFPEFEFNSHDLLMEEANDVQGNKFHLANQMVQLQNIPVQGEENDGQGNEFEPASNVQPDNIPLQLLYQFHVRGEENDAQGNEFNQAFNVQPNNIPVRGGENDYQGNEFEPPSNVQPIYIPQLYQFQVRGEENDGQGNEFDPASNVLPNNNPQLYQFQVRGEENDGQDNEFEPASNVQPNNIPLYQFQVRGEENDGQGNEFNQTSNVFNIPLQLLYQFQVRGEENGGQGNEFNQAFNVQPDNIPLQQLYQFQVRGGENDYQGNEFEPPSNVQPINIPLQQLYQFQVRGEENVGQGNEFDPASNVQPNNILLQQLYQFQVRGEENDGQGNEFNQASNVFDIPLQLLYQFQVRGEENDGQGNEFNQAFNVQPDNIPLQQLYQFQVRGGENDYQGNEFEPPSNVQPINIPLQQLYQFQVRGGEKDYQGNEFEPPSNVQPINIPFQVQAEANDGQGNEFHPTYQMGQPNNIPASFIIPEPLMLPPLINSSPEPEFDIGEFLMDIEEGL, encoded by the exons ATGATCCAATATAGAGAAGACATGCATTTCGATAGTTCGTTAATGGAACTCCCAGAATCCTCATCAGCACTACCTTCAGAATTACAAAGACCGATTTGTATGCATAGCTCTATGCCAAGTAACAACAAAATTCAGCAG GATGAAGATGAAAGGGATCCAAAGTTTATGCAATTGCTAAAAGAAAATCTCTCCTGTTTCTGGAATCAACAAAAGGAAGAAATTCTACGTGCAG ATCCAAAGAGAAAACCTGAGATGCCCATTTCAAGGATCAGACGGGCTATGAAGTCAAATGATCAAGTAAAG ATGGTTAGCGCAACTTCTACGGTTCTGTTATCGAAGGCAATTGAGATGCTTATTATGGACCTCACCTTACGTGCGTGGATGCAAGCTGATAAAGGCAAATGTCGAACTCTGAAGCGTTATGACTTTGCTAGGGCGATAAGGGATGAAGAGCTTTTCGATTTCCTCTCTGACATCGTTCCACTCCAGACCTATAAG GTGCAAAAGGACGCAAATGATGGCCAAGGAAATGAACCTCACCCAGCTTATCAAGTGCTTGAACCTAGTAACATTCCA CTGAAGTACCAATTTCAGGTAGAAGAGGATGCGAATGGTAGCCAAGGAAATGAGTTTCACCCGGCTGGCCAAATGGTTCAGCATCAGAAAATTCTA GTGGAAGAGGCAAATGATGTCCAAGGAAATAAATTTGACTTGGCTAATCGTATGGTTCAGCCTCATAACGTTCCA TGCAACTTTCAGGTGCAGGTCCAGGCAAATGATGGTGAAGGATATGAAGTTCACCCAGCTTATCAAATGGTTGAACCTAATAAGACTTCA CTACCATGCCAATTTCAGGTACTTAAGGTGGCAAATGATGGCCAAGGAAATGAATCTAACCCTGCTTATCAATTGGTTCAACCTAATGACATTGCT TACCAATTTCAGGTGGAAGAGGACTTGAATGGTAGCCAAGGAAATGAATTTCACCCGGTTTGTCAAATGGTTCAGCCTAATAACATTCCA GCTTCTTTTATCAGTCACCGAGGAATTCCAGTGCCTCTGGTTGATTTATTTCCTGAATTTGAGTTCAATAGTCATGATCTTTTAATGGAAGAGGCAAATGATGTGCAAGGAAATAAATTTCACCTTGCTAATCAAATGGTTCAGCTTCAGAACATTCCA GTGCAAGGAGAAGAAAATGATGGCCAAGGCAATGAATTTGAGCCAGCTTCCAATGTTCAGCCTGATAACATTCCG CTGCAGTTGCTGTACCAATTTCATGTGCGAGGGGAAGAAAATGATGCCCAAGGCAATGAATTTAACCAAGCTTTTAATGTTCAGCCTAATAACATTCCG GTGCGAGGGGGAGAAAATGATTACCAAGGCAATGAATTTGAGCCACCTTCTAATGTTCAGCCTATTTACATTCCG CAGTTGTACCAATTTCAGGTGCGAGGGGAAGAAAATGATGGCCAAGGCAATGAATTTGACCCAGCTTCTAATGTTTTGCCTAATAACAATCCG CAGCTGTATCAATTTCAGGTGCGAGGGGAAGAAAATGATGGCCAAGACAATGAATTTGAGCCAGCTTCTAATGTTCAGCCTAATAACATTCCG CTGTACCAATTTCAGGTGCGAGGGGAAGAAAATGATGGCCAAGGCAATGAATTTAACCAAACTTCTAATGTTTTTAACATTCCG CTGCAGTTGCTGTACCAATTTCAGGTGCGAGGGGAAGAAAATGGTGGCCAAGGCAATGAGTTTAACCAAGCTTTTAATGTACAGCCTGATAACATTCCG CTGCAGCAACTGTACCAATTTCAGGTGCGAGGGGGAGAAAATGATTACCAAGGCAATGAATTTGAGCCACCTTCTAATGTTCAGCCTATTAACATTCCG CTGCAGCAGTTGTACCAATTTCAGGTGCGAGGGGAAGAAAATGTTGGCCAAGGCAATGAATTTGACCCAGCTTCTAATGTTCAGCCTAATAACATTCTG CTGCAGCAGCTGTACCAATTTCAGGTGCGAGGGGAAGAAAATGATGGCCAAGGCAATGAATTTAACCAAGCTTCTAATGTTTTTGACATTCCG CTGCAGTTGCTGTACCAATTTCAGGTGCGAGGGGAAGAAAATGATGGCCAAGGCAATGAATTTAACCAAGCTTTTAATGTTCAGCCTGATAACATTCCG CTGCAGCAGCTATACCAGTTTCAGGTGCGAGGGGGAGAAAATGATTACCAAGGCAATGAATTTGAGCCACCTTCTAATGTTCAGCCTATTAACATTCCG CTGCAGCAGCTGTACCAATTTCAGGTGCGAGGGGGAGAAAAAGATTACCAAGGCAATGAATTTGAGCCACCTTCTAATGTTCAGCCTATTAACATTCCG TTTCAGGTGCAGGCGGAGGCAAATGATGGCCAAGGAAATGAATTTCACCCAACTTATCAAATGGGTCAACCTAATAACATCCCA GCTTCTTTCATCATTCCAGAGCCTCTCATGCTACCACCTCTGATCAATTCATCCCCTGAACCTGAGTTTGACATAGGTGAATTTTTAATGGACATTGAGGAGGGACTTTAA
- the LOC101249705 gene encoding uncharacterized protein isoform X15, translating to MIQYREDMHFDSSLMELPESSSALPSELQRPICMHSSMPSNNKIQQDEDERDPKFMQLLKENLSCFWNQQKEEILRADPKRKPEMPISRIRRAMKSNDQVKMVSATSTVLLSKAIEMLIMDLTLRAWMQADKGKCRTLKRYDFARAIRDEELFDFLSDIVPLQTYKVQKDANDGQGNEPHPAYQVLEPSNIPLKYQFQVEEDANGSQGNEFHPAGQMVQHQKILVEEANDVQGNKFDLANRMVQPHNVPCNFQVQVQANDGEGYEVHPAYQMVEPNKTSLPCQFQVLKVANDGQGNESNPAYQLVQPNDIAYQFQVEEDLNGSQGNEFHPVCQMVQPNNIPASFISHRGIPVPLVDLFPEFEFNSHDLLMEEANDVQGNKFHLANQMVQLQNIPVQGEENDGQGNEFEPASNVQPDNIPLQLLYQFHVRGEENDAQGNEFNQAFNVQPNNIPVRGGENDYQGNEFEPPSNVQPIYIPLQQLYQFQVRGEENDGQGNEFDPASNVLPNNNPQLYQFQVRGEENDGQDNEFEPASNVQPNNIPLYQFQVRGEENDGQGNEFNQTSNVFNIPLQLLYQFQVRGEENGGQGNEFNQAFNVQPDNIPLQQLYQFQVRGGENDYQGNEFEPPSNVQPINIPLQQLYQFQVRGEENVGQGNEFDPASNVQPNNILLQQLYQFQVRGEENDGQGNEFNQASNVFDIPLQLLYQFQVRGEENDGQGNEFNQAFNVQPDNIPLQQLYQFQVRGGENDYQGNEFEPPSNVQPINIPLQQLYQFQVRGGEKDYQGNEFEPPSNVQPINIPFQVQAEANDGQGNEFHPTYQMGQPNNIPASFIIPEPLMLPPLINSSPEPEFDIGEFLMDIEEGL from the exons ATGATCCAATATAGAGAAGACATGCATTTCGATAGTTCGTTAATGGAACTCCCAGAATCCTCATCAGCACTACCTTCAGAATTACAAAGACCGATTTGTATGCATAGCTCTATGCCAAGTAACAACAAAATTCAGCAG GATGAAGATGAAAGGGATCCAAAGTTTATGCAATTGCTAAAAGAAAATCTCTCCTGTTTCTGGAATCAACAAAAGGAAGAAATTCTACGTGCAG ATCCAAAGAGAAAACCTGAGATGCCCATTTCAAGGATCAGACGGGCTATGAAGTCAAATGATCAAGTAAAG ATGGTTAGCGCAACTTCTACGGTTCTGTTATCGAAGGCAATTGAGATGCTTATTATGGACCTCACCTTACGTGCGTGGATGCAAGCTGATAAAGGCAAATGTCGAACTCTGAAGCGTTATGACTTTGCTAGGGCGATAAGGGATGAAGAGCTTTTCGATTTCCTCTCTGACATCGTTCCACTCCAGACCTATAAG GTGCAAAAGGACGCAAATGATGGCCAAGGAAATGAACCTCACCCAGCTTATCAAGTGCTTGAACCTAGTAACATTCCA CTGAAGTACCAATTTCAGGTAGAAGAGGATGCGAATGGTAGCCAAGGAAATGAGTTTCACCCGGCTGGCCAAATGGTTCAGCATCAGAAAATTCTA GTGGAAGAGGCAAATGATGTCCAAGGAAATAAATTTGACTTGGCTAATCGTATGGTTCAGCCTCATAACGTTCCA TGCAACTTTCAGGTGCAGGTCCAGGCAAATGATGGTGAAGGATATGAAGTTCACCCAGCTTATCAAATGGTTGAACCTAATAAGACTTCA CTACCATGCCAATTTCAGGTACTTAAGGTGGCAAATGATGGCCAAGGAAATGAATCTAACCCTGCTTATCAATTGGTTCAACCTAATGACATTGCT TACCAATTTCAGGTGGAAGAGGACTTGAATGGTAGCCAAGGAAATGAATTTCACCCGGTTTGTCAAATGGTTCAGCCTAATAACATTCCA GCTTCTTTTATCAGTCACCGAGGAATTCCAGTGCCTCTGGTTGATTTATTTCCTGAATTTGAGTTCAATAGTCATGATCTTTTAATGGAAGAGGCAAATGATGTGCAAGGAAATAAATTTCACCTTGCTAATCAAATGGTTCAGCTTCAGAACATTCCA GTGCAAGGAGAAGAAAATGATGGCCAAGGCAATGAATTTGAGCCAGCTTCCAATGTTCAGCCTGATAACATTCCG CTGCAGTTGCTGTACCAATTTCATGTGCGAGGGGAAGAAAATGATGCCCAAGGCAATGAATTTAACCAAGCTTTTAATGTTCAGCCTAATAACATTCCG GTGCGAGGGGGAGAAAATGATTACCAAGGCAATGAATTTGAGCCACCTTCTAATGTTCAGCCTATTTACATTCCG CTGCAGCAGTTGTACCAATTTCAGGTGCGAGGGGAAGAAAATGATGGCCAAGGCAATGAATTTGACCCAGCTTCTAATGTTTTGCCTAATAACAATCCG CAGCTGTATCAATTTCAGGTGCGAGGGGAAGAAAATGATGGCCAAGACAATGAATTTGAGCCAGCTTCTAATGTTCAGCCTAATAACATTCCG CTGTACCAATTTCAGGTGCGAGGGGAAGAAAATGATGGCCAAGGCAATGAATTTAACCAAACTTCTAATGTTTTTAACATTCCG CTGCAGTTGCTGTACCAATTTCAGGTGCGAGGGGAAGAAAATGGTGGCCAAGGCAATGAGTTTAACCAAGCTTTTAATGTACAGCCTGATAACATTCCG CTGCAGCAACTGTACCAATTTCAGGTGCGAGGGGGAGAAAATGATTACCAAGGCAATGAATTTGAGCCACCTTCTAATGTTCAGCCTATTAACATTCCG CTGCAGCAGTTGTACCAATTTCAGGTGCGAGGGGAAGAAAATGTTGGCCAAGGCAATGAATTTGACCCAGCTTCTAATGTTCAGCCTAATAACATTCTG CTGCAGCAGCTGTACCAATTTCAGGTGCGAGGGGAAGAAAATGATGGCCAAGGCAATGAATTTAACCAAGCTTCTAATGTTTTTGACATTCCG CTGCAGTTGCTGTACCAATTTCAGGTGCGAGGGGAAGAAAATGATGGCCAAGGCAATGAATTTAACCAAGCTTTTAATGTTCAGCCTGATAACATTCCG CTGCAGCAGCTATACCAGTTTCAGGTGCGAGGGGGAGAAAATGATTACCAAGGCAATGAATTTGAGCCACCTTCTAATGTTCAGCCTATTAACATTCCG CTGCAGCAGCTGTACCAATTTCAGGTGCGAGGGGGAGAAAAAGATTACCAAGGCAATGAATTTGAGCCACCTTCTAATGTTCAGCCTATTAACATTCCG TTTCAGGTGCAGGCGGAGGCAAATGATGGCCAAGGAAATGAATTTCACCCAACTTATCAAATGGGTCAACCTAATAACATCCCA GCTTCTTTCATCATTCCAGAGCCTCTCATGCTACCACCTCTGATCAATTCATCCCCTGAACCTGAGTTTGACATAGGTGAATTTTTAATGGACATTGAGGAGGGACTTTAA
- the LOC101249705 gene encoding uncharacterized protein isoform X13, which produces MIQYREDMHFDSSLMELPESSSALPSELQRPICMHSSMPSNNKIQQDEDERDPKFMQLLKENLSCFWNQQKEEILRADPKRKPEMPISRIRRAMKSNDQVKMVSATSTVLLSKAIEMLIMDLTLRAWMQADKGKCRTLKRYDFARAIRDEELFDFLSDIVPLQTYKVQKDANDGQGNEPHPAYQVLEPSNIPLKYQFQVEEDANGSQGNEFHPAGQMVQHQKILVEEANDVQGNKFDLANRMVQPHNVPCNFQVQVQANDGEGYEVHPAYQMVEPNKTSLPCQFQVLKVANDGQGNESNPAYQLVQPNDIAYQFQVEEDLNGSQGNEFHPVCQMVQPNNIPASFISHRGIPVPLVDLFPEFEFNSHDLLMEEANDVQGNKFHLANQMVQLQNIPVQGEENDGQGNEFEPASNVQPDNIPLQLLYQFHVRGEENDAQGNEFNQAFNVQPNNIPLQQLYQFQVRGGENDYQGNEFEPPSNVQPIYIPLQQLYQFQVRGEENDGQGNEFDPASNVLPNNNPQLYQFQVRGEENDGQDNEFEPASNVQPNNIPLYQFQVRGEENDGQGNEFNQTSNVFNIPVRGEENGGQGNEFNQAFNVQPDNIPLQQLYQFQVRGGENDYQGNEFEPPSNVQPINIPLQQLYQFQVRGEENVGQGNEFDPASNVQPNNILLQQLYQFQVRGEENDGQGNEFNQASNVFDIPLQLLYQFQVRGEENDGQGNEFNQAFNVQPDNIPLQQLYQFQVRGGENDYQGNEFEPPSNVQPINIPLQQLYQFQVRGGEKDYQGNEFEPPSNVQPINIPFQVQAEANDGQGNEFHPTYQMGQPNNIPASFIIPEPLMLPPLINSSPEPEFDIGEFLMDIEEGL; this is translated from the exons ATGATCCAATATAGAGAAGACATGCATTTCGATAGTTCGTTAATGGAACTCCCAGAATCCTCATCAGCACTACCTTCAGAATTACAAAGACCGATTTGTATGCATAGCTCTATGCCAAGTAACAACAAAATTCAGCAG GATGAAGATGAAAGGGATCCAAAGTTTATGCAATTGCTAAAAGAAAATCTCTCCTGTTTCTGGAATCAACAAAAGGAAGAAATTCTACGTGCAG ATCCAAAGAGAAAACCTGAGATGCCCATTTCAAGGATCAGACGGGCTATGAAGTCAAATGATCAAGTAAAG ATGGTTAGCGCAACTTCTACGGTTCTGTTATCGAAGGCAATTGAGATGCTTATTATGGACCTCACCTTACGTGCGTGGATGCAAGCTGATAAAGGCAAATGTCGAACTCTGAAGCGTTATGACTTTGCTAGGGCGATAAGGGATGAAGAGCTTTTCGATTTCCTCTCTGACATCGTTCCACTCCAGACCTATAAG GTGCAAAAGGACGCAAATGATGGCCAAGGAAATGAACCTCACCCAGCTTATCAAGTGCTTGAACCTAGTAACATTCCA CTGAAGTACCAATTTCAGGTAGAAGAGGATGCGAATGGTAGCCAAGGAAATGAGTTTCACCCGGCTGGCCAAATGGTTCAGCATCAGAAAATTCTA GTGGAAGAGGCAAATGATGTCCAAGGAAATAAATTTGACTTGGCTAATCGTATGGTTCAGCCTCATAACGTTCCA TGCAACTTTCAGGTGCAGGTCCAGGCAAATGATGGTGAAGGATATGAAGTTCACCCAGCTTATCAAATGGTTGAACCTAATAAGACTTCA CTACCATGCCAATTTCAGGTACTTAAGGTGGCAAATGATGGCCAAGGAAATGAATCTAACCCTGCTTATCAATTGGTTCAACCTAATGACATTGCT TACCAATTTCAGGTGGAAGAGGACTTGAATGGTAGCCAAGGAAATGAATTTCACCCGGTTTGTCAAATGGTTCAGCCTAATAACATTCCA GCTTCTTTTATCAGTCACCGAGGAATTCCAGTGCCTCTGGTTGATTTATTTCCTGAATTTGAGTTCAATAGTCATGATCTTTTAATGGAAGAGGCAAATGATGTGCAAGGAAATAAATTTCACCTTGCTAATCAAATGGTTCAGCTTCAGAACATTCCA GTGCAAGGAGAAGAAAATGATGGCCAAGGCAATGAATTTGAGCCAGCTTCCAATGTTCAGCCTGATAACATTCCG CTGCAGTTGCTGTACCAATTTCATGTGCGAGGGGAAGAAAATGATGCCCAAGGCAATGAATTTAACCAAGCTTTTAATGTTCAGCCTAATAACATTCCG CTACAGCAGCTGTACCAATTTCAGGTGCGAGGGGGAGAAAATGATTACCAAGGCAATGAATTTGAGCCACCTTCTAATGTTCAGCCTATTTACATTCCG CTGCAGCAGTTGTACCAATTTCAGGTGCGAGGGGAAGAAAATGATGGCCAAGGCAATGAATTTGACCCAGCTTCTAATGTTTTGCCTAATAACAATCCG CAGCTGTATCAATTTCAGGTGCGAGGGGAAGAAAATGATGGCCAAGACAATGAATTTGAGCCAGCTTCTAATGTTCAGCCTAATAACATTCCG CTGTACCAATTTCAGGTGCGAGGGGAAGAAAATGATGGCCAAGGCAATGAATTTAACCAAACTTCTAATGTTTTTAACATTCCG GTGCGAGGGGAAGAAAATGGTGGCCAAGGCAATGAGTTTAACCAAGCTTTTAATGTACAGCCTGATAACATTCCG CTGCAGCAACTGTACCAATTTCAGGTGCGAGGGGGAGAAAATGATTACCAAGGCAATGAATTTGAGCCACCTTCTAATGTTCAGCCTATTAACATTCCG CTGCAGCAGTTGTACCAATTTCAGGTGCGAGGGGAAGAAAATGTTGGCCAAGGCAATGAATTTGACCCAGCTTCTAATGTTCAGCCTAATAACATTCTG CTGCAGCAGCTGTACCAATTTCAGGTGCGAGGGGAAGAAAATGATGGCCAAGGCAATGAATTTAACCAAGCTTCTAATGTTTTTGACATTCCG CTGCAGTTGCTGTACCAATTTCAGGTGCGAGGGGAAGAAAATGATGGCCAAGGCAATGAATTTAACCAAGCTTTTAATGTTCAGCCTGATAACATTCCG CTGCAGCAGCTATACCAGTTTCAGGTGCGAGGGGGAGAAAATGATTACCAAGGCAATGAATTTGAGCCACCTTCTAATGTTCAGCCTATTAACATTCCG CTGCAGCAGCTGTACCAATTTCAGGTGCGAGGGGGAGAAAAAGATTACCAAGGCAATGAATTTGAGCCACCTTCTAATGTTCAGCCTATTAACATTCCG TTTCAGGTGCAGGCGGAGGCAAATGATGGCCAAGGAAATGAATTTCACCCAACTTATCAAATGGGTCAACCTAATAACATCCCA GCTTCTTTCATCATTCCAGAGCCTCTCATGCTACCACCTCTGATCAATTCATCCCCTGAACCTGAGTTTGACATAGGTGAATTTTTAATGGACATTGAGGAGGGACTTTAA